The genomic DNA GAAAATCTAACAACATGTGTTTGAAACGTTATCAATAAAaggagttttatttttcccagtttAAGAGTTCTAGCCAATTTAATAATGGAGACTGAAAACACGTCAGGAACAAAGGCCGAAGGGAGCGCTGCTATGGACTGTGAAATTGACACCTCTGCAGAATTTAAGAAAGTCAAatcaaaaaagaataataagcGTAAACTGAAAGACTCGGACATGGAATCTGAGGATACTGTGGCTCGCAAGAGACCAGAGTTTCCGCCTATTTCAGGCGACAAATTGAAGGTAGATTGGTACTATCACCAAACTTGCTTGCTTATTATCACAGTATCCTTTTTGGAATATACTTGTGCCATGGGCTGTTCTGTATGTTGTGTAATGTTAATTGGACCTTAACAATAGGTTACAGGCCAGATGTTCCTAACTTAGCTAGCAGTTGTTTATTGCGTTGTAATTGGCACTTGTACTGAATTCTTTATACTATAACTTACGCATACCAAGACGACGCCATTTATGTTGATATATAATTTGTATTGCCATGCTGTTTGTCCACCGACTGTAAACATAAATCTGACTAGTTAATTTGTGTGCGCTTGTTTGATATGAGTGGAATTCTGGTGGCTGATGCAGTGAACTCTTTAGaattatatattgttttggtattgtttaaaaaaaaaaaaaattgaaacatgttttatatttcaggGCGGAGCGGATGAGATGCGAAAGGTTCCAGTACCTGCTCATCGATACACACCATTAAAGGAAAACTGGTTGAAGATTTTCACTCCAATTGTTGAACATTTACAGTTGCAGGTCAGGTTCAACCTGAAAACAAGAAACGTTGAAATCAAAGTAAGTGTAGcctatacttttttttattcttttgggTAAATTAGCTTTAATGCAAATCGTCTGTTTGTGCAACTCTTAAATAGGTATGCTTGTATTTCTGGAATGTTGTCTAATGTGTAGAGCCATGAGTTTTCCCTGATATAGGCCTGTCCTCCAACACAGAGAAGATGGATATGCAACTTTCTTAAGTCTCTTGCGGTGCTGTCAACACACTGGTGTTTTAATCTAATTTATTTGATTACCACAGGGGTGAAAACTTGAATCCCCACCAAATTTCTGAGCGATCAACAAACACCCACGTGTGCATACAAAtcgctttatttaaaaataggtGCGCTTGAATTGCAATGTGAAACCAGGtggactgaataaaaaaaatatactatTTAACAAACTCTGGAGTGGACTTTAGCAAAGGAACTAGGTGTGGAAACAGCCTAAGAGTTCTTGGTGACTGCCTTGAGTATAAggcagtgatcttcattcctggtcttGGTGGGCCgtagagtctgctggtttttgtttttgcctttgtgAGGTGAGTTATCTGTGTAGGCGATTGCTTTAGTTGATCAATTAGGCTAAGTGCTGAGGAACAACATAAACCAGTGGACCCAGTGGCCTGCCaagaccaggaatgaagatcactgatAGGTATAAGTTTCCCAGACCACATATTTAGGATAAACTCATGGCCCTTTTTTGTTATTACCTGTACCGCATGGTGAAATtagcacatttacaaaaatcCTCTCTGAATTTCAGACATGTAAAGAGACGCAGGACATTGGCGCCCTGACAAAAGCTGCAGATTTTGTGAAGGCATTTGTGTTAGGATTTCAAGTGGAGGTGAGTGTCAAAGTGAATTCACTTAAAGTCCGATCAAACAACAGTAAACAGACTAATATGTCTAATTAGCCTggtatttctgtaaaatggtgtgCTAATTACACTCCCTCTTTTCGCAGGACGCACTTGCACTTATCAGACTAGATGAGCTTTTTCTGGAAACCTTTGACGTTACAGATGGTAAGTGAAGTTGCTGTAGTAAACTGGTATAATGTTGatttacttgtatttatttaatctgtctTCATGAAATTGGAATTCCTAGGACATTACAAGCCAGACAGTGTCAGTCCACAGCACAGGACGTTTAGAAGGCTCAGGCTGTTTATGAATTTGGATGCGCAGAGCATTCATAAGTGTGTCTTTTCTGACAGTGAAACCACTGAAAGGAGATCATTTGTCCAGAGCTATCGGAAGAATAGCTGGTAagggaggaaaaacaaagtTCACCATCGAAAACGTGACCAGGACGCGTATAGTGCTCGCTGACACGTGAGTACTTATTTTtggtaatggaaaaaaaaaagattggcaATAATAGGTCTGCCATATTACAAATATGCCATTGACTGAAAATCTTTTTGTCTCTCATTTCAGAAAAGTACACATATTGGGATCTTTCCAGAACATAAAAATGGCAAGGACGGCTATATGTAACCTCATCTTAGGTGAGAACGGGTGTCTGTGCTCTCATTGTACTGGTTCTGAATTCTTAATGTCCATGTAAAGCTTTATGCCAGAGATTAAACCCTGCAAACTGTCAGAGTACTATAGATATTTGACCCACTGACCTGAACTGCATAAGGTGCCCTGTTAAGACTTGCTTCTGCCCTACAGGAAGTCCACCATCAAAGGTGTACGGGAACATCCGGGCAGTGGCCAGCCGGGCAGCAGAGAGATTCTGAACCCCTCGGACGTCTGCCTTTCCTCCAAGACTGAAACACATTGCATGCGCCTGGCTGAGATGTGTGCAGATGACAGAAACggtcacagaaaataaaggaCTTTGGATTGCCTTGTAGCTCTTGAGCATTGTAGTCATGCAAAGTCATCAAGGGATATCGGTTTCACTCGAGTATGTGGATGGTCATTATCACCGATACTATACATAAGTTTTTGGCTAATGGATGTGAAAGTGTATCTGAAACAGATTCCAAATTTTGCACACACAAAGTACACCCTGTTTGTGATGTGCTACTGCATACATTAAAGCCAGCTTCAGTAAGTTTCAAATCAAATGGTTTATTTATATTCTCATTGTCATACAGTATGACTGTTCCAATAGTTCCCACAGCACATGATGCAGCATGcagaaaaagtaaagaaaaatctAACAAACCTCAATTTTCAACCATTCCTCACAAAAACTAAAACCCAGTCCTTCAGACGGAACGGTTGCACTAAAGAACTACGGCCTAGTCAACGCACTAACTACAGAACTATTTAACTacttctattaaaaaaaagaaataaacacaaatggtTTCCCCTTGAAGCAGAGCATGTGGCAGTCAACACTGGAACAGATATGAAACTGCCAAAATTCAAGCGATGCATTGAgccagaaattttttttttttcctttaacatGTAGTGGAGTTTAATAATTATCAATGATCTTAACATTTACCAAAGTTTGGCAACATCCATATCATACCATGATTCTTTATAATATATTAACATTACAATTTATATGTAAACAAGAggaatatcttttaaaaaatggatgtaCATGCAAAAAAGTTAAACTCCGTGTCATGCAAGCATATCGAGTCCCAGGGCCCTAGGAACATACAGAGCCATGGACATGCAGCACTCTCTCGAAGAACGCCCAGGACAGGAAGACGCTCGCGGCCTAGCTTCCCCACCACAGATGCCCGCCTAGGCCAGCAAGCAGTCCAGCAAAAAAACTGAACCGCGAAAGAGACCAAATTTCAAAACCAAAACCGTTtcagtttttcagaaaatgcattgtccccattttctttctcttcaaaTTTCACCATGtctaaaaacacagaaaacaggaatACACTACCGTAGATATAAAGGGTAAATAAAAGTCCAATCTCAGGGAGCACATGCTCAAACTCAAAAGTATTCCATTTTGAACATTACCATGCTGAAATATCAATGGCATTTTAAGAGCAACTCAGTTTTtcattaaagttaaaaaaagaaatttcaaaGACAGGGCACAGTACAGTAGTAACTAGGAAGGTGTACATTTAGCTTAAGAAAATCTTTCCTTATTTAAAATTGTTAAAGGTCAAAATGCATCCCTCCTTCGCCTAATAtacatacattgttttaaaaaacaaaaaatgctgcCTGCAGTAGTTTGTAAATTAACACACTACAAAGATCCACGTCTCCCCTATTGTCACATAAGTCATAACCGTTATGAATTTTTATCTTGAATCAGCATAGTCAGTCACATTTGCATGAACTGCTGTTTTAAAGGTAATaacatacaaaatgcatttaaatgttccAACTTATTTTAATAGAAGTATTTAATGAttagtgaaatgtgttttgttgggAACAGTTTGACGGATACAAACTATTCACAGATAGACCTGGGCAATACAAAGACCTGCCTTTAAAGTAAACCAAAGTTTGTATGCAAAAACATGTCACTTTCTTGGCATCTATTTATACTCTACTGTATTTGAGAAAGCCAGACAAATAAAGAGATTAACTctccaaaaatataaacacgtataaataaaacaatctcCTTGTTACAAAAAAATCCAACCGTATCTAGCTGTAATGCGTGATTGAAAGCTAAAATGCTCAATTCAAACCAGTTTCATATtacaatgtgtaaaaaaaaaaattaaaaaaaaaacctgtcataCACTCATACTAAATTGCATCTTTTCAATCGCACAAAGCTTCATATACTTCTAACCAGTTCTCTCAAACTTAAAAAGGTGGTGTAGGATGAGCATGTGTTCAACTGGTTTATCATTATGTTCTGCTTGGCACTTCGTAATCTACTTTTGTGTTGCAGTTAATCAAGTATCTTAAGATGCACTTCAGCTAACTACACATTTCCCCTTTTGGAAGCTGTAGACAtacttccttaaaaaaaaaaaaaagacaggataaaaaataaaaaaaacgagggaaaaaaagacaagccaaCCCTCCTCCTTTGCTCCACCAAACTGAGATGCTCTTTCATGAAGAAAAGCTGTCCTTCAGGCTTCTTAAAGTGCTACACCGAGTCATTGAAAGGACCAAAGTTCAATAACACTTAGGTTGGCTTAACGAGGCTCATGTTGGAAAGAAAAGTGGCTTCACAGAGAGAATACTTCCATTGAAATACACAGAGCATTTGCTGGACGTCTTGAGCAGGTCTTCAGAGATGGAGAAGAAAGCGAGTGTTTGCGAGCTGCTTGGGACCGCTCACACGTCCACCACCATCTTTTTGTGTATATCTAGGCCGCCTacgacctgggggggggggaggagaaggtTAACACAGGAAGCCAATCCAACGTTCCTTTCTTGTACACCATTTTTGAACATCCATTGAACAAACAGAACTGTGATCGTGACGGCTACTGTACAAGCTTTCCCTTGGCTGTCGAAACGGCACATTGACTGCCATCCTCTACACCCGACCCTGGTCCTGGAACAGGATCAACATTAATTCAGACCTCCAGAAACCAGGGTGAGG from Anguilla rostrata isolate EN2019 chromosome 18, ASM1855537v3, whole genome shotgun sequence includes the following:
- the pno1 gene encoding RNA-binding protein PNO1, whose amino-acid sequence is METENTSGTKAEGSAAMDCEIDTSAEFKKVKSKKNNKRKLKDSDMESEDTVARKRPEFPPISGDKLKGGADEMRKVPVPAHRYTPLKENWLKIFTPIVEHLQLQVRFNLKTRNVEIKTCKETQDIGALTKAADFVKAFVLGFQVEDALALIRLDELFLETFDVTDVKPLKGDHLSRAIGRIAGKGGKTKFTIENVTRTRIVLADTKVHILGSFQNIKMARTAICNLILGSPPSKVYGNIRAVASRAAERF